Proteins encoded together in one Lachnospiraceae bacterium JLR.KK008 window:
- a CDS encoding PadR family transcriptional regulator, with the protein MVFNTGAALLDAIVLAVVSRELQGTYGYKITQEVREAIDVSESTLYPVLRRLQKDECLEVYDMEYGGRNRRYYKITERGRAQLNLYEGEWARYTAKITGIFEGGIRK; encoded by the coding sequence ATGGTATTTAATACAGGAGCGGCACTGTTAGATGCAATCGTGTTGGCAGTGGTGTCCCGCGAGCTGCAGGGGACATATGGTTATAAGATCACGCAGGAAGTGAGAGAAGCGATAGATGTGTCGGAATCCACACTTTATCCGGTACTCCGCAGATTGCAGAAGGACGAATGCCTGGAAGTGTACGACATGGAATACGGAGGAAGAAACAGGCGGTACTATAAGATCACAGAGAGAGGAAGAGCGCAACTGAATCTGTATGAAGGGGAGTGGGCAAGATATACGGCCAAGATCACAGGTATTTTTGAGGGAGGGATCAGAAAATGA
- a CDS encoding deoxyribonuclease IV, translating to MNTLKIGSHVGMSGKEMFLGSVKEALSYEANTFMLYTGAPQNTRRKELSQLCIPQAHALMQQAGIGEFVVHAPYIINLANTIKPETFRLAVDFLALELERTAAMGSAILILHPGSHVGEGARKGIDSITEGLNAILTADTPCRIALETMAGKGSEIGRSFEELAAIYDGVVHSQKLSVCFDTCHVNDAGYDIVNDFDGVIERFHSLIGKDQISVFHINDSKNERGAAKDRHANIGQGTIGLPALHAIVHHPDFMDIPKILETPYLPSADDPKKSVAPYRAEIALLRNPAP from the coding sequence ATGAATACACTAAAGATCGGTTCCCATGTCGGTATGAGCGGAAAAGAAATGTTTCTCGGCTCAGTAAAAGAAGCCCTCTCCTATGAGGCCAACACATTCATGCTCTATACTGGAGCACCCCAAAACACACGAAGAAAAGAATTGTCACAACTCTGCATCCCACAGGCCCATGCTCTGATGCAACAGGCCGGGATCGGGGAATTTGTCGTCCATGCCCCCTATATCATCAATCTGGCCAATACGATCAAGCCGGAAACATTCCGGCTGGCAGTGGATTTCCTCGCTCTGGAGCTGGAACGCACCGCGGCAATGGGCAGCGCCATTCTTATCCTCCATCCCGGCTCCCATGTCGGAGAAGGCGCCAGAAAGGGAATCGACAGCATTACGGAAGGGTTGAATGCAATCCTCACTGCGGATACCCCCTGCCGGATTGCCCTGGAAACGATGGCCGGAAAAGGCTCGGAGATCGGCCGCTCCTTTGAAGAGCTGGCCGCTATCTATGACGGTGTTGTCCACTCGCAAAAACTGAGCGTCTGTTTTGACACCTGTCATGTCAACGATGCCGGTTATGACATCGTCAACGATTTTGACGGAGTCATTGAGCGCTTTCACAGTCTGATCGGCAAAGACCAGATCAGCGTTTTCCACATCAATGACAGCAAAAATGAAAGGGGAGCCGCCAAGGACCGTCATGCCAACATCGGTCAGGGTACGATCGGCCTGCCTGCTCTGCACGCCATCGTCCATCACCCTGACTTTATGGACATTCCCAAAATCCTTGAGACTCCCTATCTCCCTTCTGCAGATGATCCGAAGAAGTCCGTCGCCCCTTATCGGGCAGAAATCGCTCTGCTGCGAAACCCTGCACCGTAA
- a CDS encoding pyridoxamine kinase produces MEPFIHTAIPKKAVVINDLTGFGRCSLAVVLPVMAAMRVQACPVATSVFSSHMGFPSYYYKDLTDSLTPCFDEYDKLGLTFDGIYCGFLNSPRQFHSIRHFLEQERQKNAPVILIDPVMGDHGRPYRIVTDQLCEEMRQLVSCATILTPNLTEACMLTGMVYPQAPPDDSFLEEIAGRLLDLGVSRIAITGIVCGGHVTNYCVEKAADMVRSFACKVPSNGESRPGTGDLFAAILTADAVNGVPFADSVKKAADFIRTCVDTSARLQIPIREGVAYENHLSMLWTPPDASQTGDKPTPDTITERRT; encoded by the coding sequence ATGGAACCTTTTATTCACACTGCCATACCCAAAAAGGCAGTTGTCATCAATGACCTGACAGGATTTGGCCGTTGTTCTCTGGCTGTAGTCCTTCCCGTTATGGCCGCTATGCGTGTGCAGGCATGTCCTGTAGCCACCTCGGTCTTTTCCAGTCATATGGGATTTCCTTCTTATTATTATAAGGATCTGACTGACAGCCTTACCCCCTGCTTTGACGAATATGACAAACTGGGGCTTACTTTTGACGGTATTTATTGCGGATTTTTAAATTCTCCCCGTCAGTTTCACAGCATCCGGCATTTTCTGGAACAGGAACGGCAAAAGAATGCTCCCGTGATTCTCATCGATCCGGTCATGGGCGACCACGGCAGGCCATACCGAATCGTCACCGATCAGCTCTGTGAGGAGATGCGCCAGCTCGTCTCCTGCGCCACAATCCTGACCCCGAATCTGACGGAAGCCTGTATGTTGACCGGGATGGTTTATCCACAGGCACCCCCGGATGATTCCTTTTTAGAGGAGATCGCCGGCAGACTGCTCGATCTGGGCGTCTCCAGAATTGCCATCACAGGCATCGTCTGCGGCGGACACGTGACAAATTACTGCGTCGAGAAAGCAGCAGATATGGTGCGCAGCTTTGCCTGCAAAGTTCCCAGCAACGGAGAGTCCCGCCCGGGGACCGGGGATCTGTTTGCCGCCATCCTCACGGCTGATGCCGTCAACGGTGTTCCCTTTGCAGATTCCGTCAAAAAAGCGGCGGACTTTATTCGCACCTGCGTCGACACCTCTGCCCGACTGCAGATTCCGATTCGGGAAGGCGTGGCCTACGAAAATCATCTGTCCATGTTATGGACGCCGCCAGACGCCAGCCAGACCGGAGACAAACCAACACCAGATACGATTACAGAAAGAAGGACCTGA
- a CDS encoding beta-eliminating lyase-related protein, translating to MIRFESDYLEGAHPLILEHLLRTNMEQTPGYGTDSYCAHACDLIRRHCHAPQSSVHLLSGGTQTNAVVISSILRPHQGVICAESGHINIHETGAIEAGGHKVLSLPSTDGTLSAAAIQAYCDAHFQDSDCEHIVQPGMVYLSFPTENGTLYSKEQLTKISRVCRNLSLPLYLDGARLGYGLASPKNDLTLPDIAALCDVFYIGGTKVGALFGEAVVISNPNLQKDFRYLIKQHGALLAKGRLLGIQFETLFTDDLYFKISRHAVEMALQIRQALEERKISLYYDSCTNQQFPVLTTEQTAILEKDFSFSHWKKLPDHRNVIRLCTSWATRSQHTAQLCEVIHTRL from the coding sequence ATGATACGATTCGAATCCGATTATCTTGAAGGGGCACACCCCCTGATCCTCGAACACCTCCTCCGGACAAATATGGAACAGACGCCCGGATATGGAACTGACAGCTATTGTGCACATGCCTGTGATCTCATCCGCCGTCACTGTCACGCACCACAGTCCTCTGTCCACCTGCTCTCAGGCGGCACACAGACAAACGCCGTTGTCATTTCCTCTATCCTGCGCCCTCATCAGGGCGTCATCTGTGCGGAGAGCGGTCACATCAATATTCACGAGACGGGCGCCATCGAAGCCGGCGGGCACAAAGTTCTGTCATTACCTTCCACAGACGGTACCTTAAGCGCCGCAGCCATTCAGGCATACTGCGACGCCCACTTTCAGGACAGCGACTGCGAACATATTGTGCAGCCCGGTATGGTTTATCTGTCTTTCCCTACGGAGAATGGCACACTCTATTCCAAAGAACAGTTGACAAAGATCAGCCGTGTCTGCCGGAACCTGTCGCTGCCGCTCTATCTGGACGGCGCCAGACTTGGCTACGGGCTGGCCTCTCCTAAAAATGATCTTACCCTCCCCGACATTGCTGCCCTCTGCGACGTCTTCTACATCGGCGGCACAAAAGTAGGCGCCCTCTTCGGAGAGGCCGTTGTTATCAGCAATCCCAATCTGCAAAAAGATTTCCGTTATCTGATCAAGCAGCACGGCGCTCTGCTCGCAAAGGGCCGCCTGCTCGGCATCCAGTTTGAAACGTTATTCACAGATGATCTGTATTTTAAGATCTCCCGCCACGCCGTGGAAATGGCACTGCAGATCAGGCAGGCACTGGAAGAGAGGAAAATCTCTCTCTATTATGACTCCTGCACCAATCAGCAGTTTCCCGTTCTCACCACGGAACAGACGGCCATCCTGGAAAAGGACTTCTCTTTCAGCCACTGGAAAAAGCTCCCGGATCACAGGAATGTAATACGCCTGTGCACCTCCTGGGCTACCCGGAGCCAGCATACGGCACAGTTGTGTGAGGTTATCCACACCCGGCTGTGA